The Rhea pennata isolate bPtePen1 chromosome 5, bPtePen1.pri, whole genome shotgun sequence nucleotide sequence TAGCTAGATTTTCTTAGGCTGTTTGTCTGTGCTGTCAGTTCAaagacttctaaaaataaaggtaaggaaataataaagaagagcttaaaaaaaaaaaaggaaaatgttagtTGTGAATtgatcatttttccttttgtgttttaGTCCGGATCCTCCTGAAAACATTGCTACTAATGGAGTTCTAGtggtaatttttatttcttactccTTTCCCTGCTGTATAGCCGCGCTTAGCACAGGGCTGGCATTGCAGGTGTCGGGCAGCTGCTTGGGCTAAACCCCGCGAGCCGCCTTGGCGCTGCCCTTCCCGCACGCTTCCCTCCAGCAACGCGCACTGCAGCTGGGAGAGCCAAAACCTGCCCCGAATGCTCAGCACTTCCTGGGCTGCCCGCTGGTGTCGGCAAGAGCCGGGCTTGGGCAAGGCGACCCGCGATGCTTCTCCGCCGGGCTGCGAGCCACGGCAGCCGGGAGCCCTCCCCGCGGTGCCCCTTCTGCTGGGCTGCTCCTTCTGCAGgtcttctccaggctggtgTCCACGAGGGACCGCCTGGGAAATGGCCCCAGGGGCACGGCGAGCCttgctctcctttccctccttgtTTCTTGCAGTCCCGTGAGGTCTCCTGCCTGGAAGTGCAGGTGAACGGTGGGAGGCTGAGGAAGGAGCATCCAGGTTAGTATTTCACTGACTCGCAGAGCAAGACTGGAGGCTGTTTTATAGCAAAAACATTCAGCTTTTTACCTTTGAAGGCCTTGATTTAAAAAGGTGAACGCGTCATGTGGTTTCCATACAAATTACTTTCTGCTCTAACAACATCTTGTCAGATGTTTATAACTTTGCAAAATACTTATCCATGAAATTGAAATTTTCTAAGCTCTTAACTGATGCAAAATCCATGTTGTTCCTTGATGTTTCTGGGTCAGAGGCcaagaaaataagcaagatGAAGACTTGAGCCTCTTTTCTCAatgtaactttaaaaagtttctttagATGTAACAATACAGAACATGCTACTAGGTGAGACATGAGACACATCATATTGCCTAAAATCTTTGTTGCACATTTTAAGCAGCGTATCACTACTTGTTGATCTGCATATTCCCTATGCAATTTTAAGGACACTATGCTCCGGCTTCTCCTGACGGCCCCAGCCCTGCAAACTGCTTAAGTACATGGATGCTTGAACTCAATTGCCCTGGTTAAGGAGTGTGGTGGATTGGGGCCCAAAATGTTTGAGTGGGGTAATCCTTTTGAAGGCTGACATTTATATCATTAAGTATGTGGATTTACAGggtatatttgttttcaaatacagatttatatCATTCTATATAAGGACCATTTTTCAACTCCCTGAAGATAGGTATCTGAGGGGTTGTTATATGAGGGCCAAAGAAACCactatatattatttttgtaactgctagaaattactattattttttaattatatattaaaataaaagtaaaggtGATGAGATTTTACTGATCCCAAGGAAAACTGTGTTCTTcgatagaaaaaaaaagtctactgTGGAAAAAAACCACCCACCAGCTGTAAATAGTTAAGTACTGAATAGAGCAGAGGTCTCATACTCATCGTCACAGCTTCTATACAGCACTTTCTGAACAAAAGCTCAGATAAGTGAGTTTGTTTATCTATCCTGTAATTTGGATAccaaaatgaaattgtaactTAAGAAAGAGATATGATGTATTACTTTGTTGTACAAGCCAAGGAGGAGCACTTATATATTGTAAAGTGCTTTTTTGGGAGAACTTTAGTTTGAAACTCCTTTGTAGTCCAGAGCAGAGAGTACTTACAACCTATGCTGAATAACTTTGAATTCTGCTGGATTTGGTGAGTACTGGTGGAGTTCAGATACACAGTAGATGAGGTTTTAGTCAATGTTTGGTTacagctgtgctgagcaggTAGTAATGTGCAGCGTCTTAAGTATTATTAGCTTATAAACTGGCAAAGACTGTGGGAGTGTGACAATATTTGTTCTATCatctcttcagaaagaaaatttgcattAACTGTGGATGGGTCCTATGAAGGAACCCAGACCCATACTCTGAGCTCCTGCCTTTTCCCTGCTTCTCCTGCCCGATTCCACTATATCAAGTATAATCAATCATCGCTAAATGTGGCACTGCCACAACGGAGACGGCTCAGCAGGGTATGTGACCAGAGCTAAGAGGCGGATGGCTCTTTGCTCTGTATTTCTGTGGGGACCTCTAAGACCTGTACGTGGGCAGCTCTGTGTGTATGCAGGGGATTAGTAAGTATATGTATGTAGGTGAGGCAGGGAAGACTGCTGTTatctttcccccctccttttgtATAACAATTAAATTCcctcactattttttttcccagtctaTATCAAgtcaaaatgaaaggaatatGAGTGAATCTGTGACTCTACCTCTGACCTCGCTTCCTATACAAGAGAAAATAACCATAGCAGAGGTGAGAATCTCTCTTTCTCGATAAAAATCAGCCCAAGGCACATTCAGTTCTATAGGTGATATGACGACTTTTACACTTCAGTGATCCAGCTCCAGGCAGCCTTGATGTATTTTACAGTACAGGGTTTGAATGGCACTCTCTGCCAATGCAACTATActaatatagtatatatatagtgtgtgtgtgtgtatatatatatatatatacatgcacacacacacactatatatatactatatgtatacacactatgtatatagtatatacacacacatatacacacacacactttatatacatatatatatatgtatgtatgcatatatgtatatatatatttaaaatcttactgTGTGTGGGTGATTCCAGGCAAGCAGTTAAGCCCTATTCTCAATTTAAACTAAACAATCTCCTTGGGACATTTCTATGATGCTCTTCAATACAATATGTGAGCTAATACAGTATGTGAGCTAACATTTATGAATAAGATATTTAAGTATTTGTAAAAGATGAGGACAACGGAAAACCTCTATATGCCCATAGTTCACACCACCCAGAAAATGTTAAGCAAACTAAACAATCATCTACAAAAGGTTTAGGTGACCTAAATTAACATGACTTAGGTGAATTGCCCCATTCTATTCAACATAAATTGCGCTGGAGCCCATTATATGTCTAGTAACCAGAATCACTGTGGGCGAGattctgcagctgctttgctgaTTGCAAAGCTGGTAAAACTCTGTCTGTGAATGGAGTGGGGGAGGAAAATGCAGGATTAATAGTCTGAGGATGCTTACACTGTTTGTGTTGTGGTTTTCAGGACAGGACATTTGACTTGTACACAAAGGCAAATGAATGGTAAGTGGGTCTCTCACAAGGCCTTATCCTGCAACTGAGATGTTTGCACCCCTACGAAGCCCCTGGGAAATCAGCAGGGAGCTGTGCACGTTGTAAACTGAGCTGTGTTAATCTGCTGATTACAGGCTTTTGATAGCCAAgttcttctttttcagtgatGGAGAATTAAATCATGGttcccttttcctctcaaaCTGTTAGTCTGGTAACTAGATCTCACTTTTTGTCCACTATTATGCTCCCAGATGGAGAATGCAACCCAAAGAAAGTGAGACCAAGGCATGGGAGCTGGCATCCTAACCCATTGCAGCACCTACTGTGGTTAACAGGGTAACAGCGGTTATCCTGTTACATGCACATACGGTAGACACTGTTGCAATCTGAAAGATCAATTATATGTTCAAACAAAGCAAACTGTCTGAAATGTCTTCATCTCATTTTAGTAAATGTTAACCCAGTACATGTCTCTCACCCTGCATTTATTTAGGAACTTTAATTCCATGATAGCAAAGGTATGTCGCAGAGCCATCATTGCAAGACCAGGAGAATCTGTCATGCTCTGCTCTGCATTCTCATTTGCAGCCTTGGTAACAGTAACACCAGTTAACAGATGCCTGCCCGAGATGTTGCTCTTTCTCAGTTTTTACATTTTACTGTCCACGAACCAGTCTGacatgcacaaattcagctgGAGCTGACTACAGCAAGTGATAATACATAATATTTTTGCCCTGGTCTCAGGACTCAGGGTCTGTTTTTCAGGCCAAGAAATCTCGACGCCCGCCTGGGGTTTGACCTGTGCGCTGATGAGCAGAATTTCCTGCAAAACCGGAAGAAGGTGGTTGCTGCTGCGCTGAAGGATGTCCTTCACCTGGAGGAAGACCTGCAGGAGCACGAGGTCACTGGGAAAGGCACCCTTAGgggattttttctctctcctttcccttaaGCCAGGAGATGAGAGCAGGCATGGTCTCTCCCTGTGAGCCCTCACATTCAGACGAGGAAGGAGGTCCTCTGTCAGCAGCTCCTTTTGTCAAATGCTGTTTGCAGTTGGTGTGCTCTCAGCCTTAAAGCCCACTGGTCTCTCTGGATGAGCAAACTCTCTGTTTTCAGCTTGGCTTTCAAGTGATGAATCAAATCAATGAGTTTGGCCTGTGCCACATATTTCTCAAAAACCTTTCCAGAAATAGCAAATCTTTCACTGTATTCTGCAAGGATGTCATTTATGTTATAAATAAGTGTTCCATGTTATTTATGGAGCAATGTCACTTTTCCTCTAATCTACGTATTTTGTTTTACTAGCATCTGGATCTTTCTGTTtcatggttttcttttctttctttctttttcttttttttttctttttttctttttttttgtcatgaatGTCTCAATGTTACTTTTCAGCCTATGCTTTCTGCCCTTTTTTGTGTTAAACAGGTGCCTATAGTGGCTGTGACAACAGCAGGATGTGGAATAAGAGCACTCACTGCCATGTATGGCAGCATTTTGGGTCTTCAAAAGTTGCATGTTCTGGACTGTGTTTCATACATCAGTGGATCTTCTGGCACAACATGGTGAGAAGTAATTCTGTAAAGATTCTGTCTGCAGGAATGTGCACTTAGAAATTCAATACTCTTTCATGGAGCCAGAAGCTCACACTCTTGATTACGTCCTCCATTCatatacacgtgtgtgtgtgtgtgtgtgtgtttttatatacaaattttaatactattttgtGGTTCTTATTACATGAAGCAAAAACTATACTTTGTCTAATGTTTTAGATTTCAGCAAGTGAAAAAGGAGTCTCTTGAGATATTGCTTCTGTCTATGGCCTTTAAATGCCAGGGTCAACCATGAAAGACATATTGTAAACACATCATATAGTCTGTGTCATTGAAATAATTTATCCACAATTAAATGAGGAGACTTTATTGGAAGCTTGAAAATTAGTCTTATTCAAAATGAACCTTTATGGGTTTTGAACAGAAACAACATAGACTGTCGGTTAAGCTACATGCCTTGAGTCTCAGATCAATTGATTTTAATTGGTTGCCTTTAGACTTGTGTATCTCTGTTCAAAGCCGGCTCAAAGGAAAGGAGTGACctaaagagtaaaaaaaaaaaaaaaaaaaaaaaaaaaaaaggaaaaaaagaaagtgctcaAGCTCTGCAAAGTATATCctatgaatttcaaaataatcaacttaatttcttttcccttcccattttatttcctgcctGCAGGACCATGACAAAACTGTACGAAGATGCTGATTGGTCACGTAAAGATCTTGGAGAAATAATAACTGAAGCTCGGAAGCAAGCAGCCAAATGCAAGATGGGTGCTTTTTGCATGAGAAGTCTAAGGAACTATTACAAAGAGTTGAGCGAAAGGACCCAAGCAGGACACAAGACATCTTTCATTGATCTGTGGGGACTTATGATTGAATCCATGTTGAATAATGGGGTAATGTCTATACATATTTACTCTCAGAACTTTGGTGACCTGATCTTTGTGGTGACTAGGGAAAAATTACAAGCCTAGGAAGAGGCAGCAGGACAATAACATTATTGGCAGGAAACCAGTACAAAACATATAGGTAGAATACCCGCTTATTTACATTAATAACTTTGAGACACAGAGTGTCTATCTAGGTAGAAATTCAGATAAACAATATTTCACATTCAAATGCTATGGTAAGTTGATGTATTTATGGAACTAATTATCAGttaaccactttttttttcaaatccagAAATGCCACCACAGACTTTCTGATCAACGGCAGGCAGTGAATCAGGGCCAGAACCCACTGCCCATCTACCTTGCTCTCAATGTCAAGGACAAAGTTACTACCAAAGATTTTAGAGGTAATGTTTCAGTTCCAGGAAGAGAGATGAATTCGTGTCTAAGGAGACACAGTCTGACTACAGATCCTATAAATAATGGAGGATTGTTCTAAACTCTCACTCTAAGCCCAGAAAAGTCCTATTCAGGGATATAAACAATATTTGGGTGCCATAGGACAGAGAGCAATAGTTTACTATTCTGTTAGCCTTTTTCATAAGATTGCCTAACATGTAAGTGTGGATGTTTAGGTAGTATCTTCAGACTAAACACACCGTAGACCCATGGGGCTATGAAAGAAGGGCAATCGTAGGAGTCCTTAAAGAAATCGATTCACTAAAGCCTTGCAGAGTTTGTTCAACGTGTATTTTTCATGGTCAACTAATGGCAGTAAAAGCAATAGAAGGTAAACTGCATTTGAGTTCACATCTGATGAGAAGAATTTCTCACTTCCTAGATAAAAAGGGATCTGAGTTTAAATTTTTCCTTAGTCGCTAAATTGTTCTTTCATCAACTTGGAAAAAGTGTGACAGCTGGTTAAATTGTCAAACTGGATCTGAGAGGTGGCTCTGTCAGTAGGGTTGGCTTAGCCAGTAGGGTATGTGCTAAATTAGCTTGTCTGCAAGACCTGAAGCCTGAAAAGTTTATTCAACGTCTATTTGCACTACGATTTTTAGCATCATGTCGTGTTGGCTGCTGGAGCTAACTTTATGAATGTATTGGCAGAGTGGGTGGAGTTCACGCCGTATGAGGTGGGCTTCCTGAAATATGGTGCCTTCATTCGGGCAGAGGATTTTGGCAGCGAGTTCTTCATGGGTCGCCTGATGAAGAAGCTTCCCGAATCCCGGATCTGCTTCATGCAAGGTGACTCACTGGTCTGAGGAaatgacaaatatttaatataaacacAATGAATCTGGAAATTAGTCCCTAGCAAGCTGTTGTTCTGCATATGGCAGCAGAAGTGCAGAATCGTATCAGAAATGGTTCACTATCTTAGTCAGCTAAAATTCAACATGTCTCCTGAGACTCATTAATCTTCTCAGTTAGCTGAGATGGTTTTATAATTTGAGCTAAgataaaatgaaactgaaatggCAAGTTATTGCATACTTTCAGAAGTGCTTTAGAAGCATTGGTATTTCCCCTAGCCTGCAAAATACTTTGGAAGTTGGAAATCCATGAGACTTTGCAGAAGGTGAAGAAAATATTGAGAAGAAATACATAGGACAAaaaagaggagagcagagaaagagtctgaaatatttctctatggaaggaaaaagaagatgaaacgGGAAAATGACAATGTAGTATTTGTCAAAAATTGTACATGGTTTCAGACGctggaagggaaaataatttgaaatttcttctgaaatagaTTCATTCTAAACCAACTCTACTGCTCAAATAGATGTCTGAGCTTGTGCAAAAATTGGAGAGTAATGTAAAAAAAGTTAGAGCTGTGAAAGGAGCAAAAAGCAGTTCTTTGTGTAAAGTGAACACGTGCTTATGTTTAACTCAGTACTCTTTATTGCACATGTCCTGCTTTTTAGGAATGTGGAGCAGTATCTTCTCCAAAAACCTCTTGGATGCCTGGCATGCAGCTGACAATTCAGAGGATTTCTGGCACAGATGGACACAAGACAAAGTGACTGAAATAGGTAAATTTGAAGTACCCTTTGACTTACAGCCTCCCTTTTCCAAGCCCCTGTGATTTGGTAACTTTGCacatatttctcatttttggaGTTATTCTGTCAGTCCCGTGCTCTCAGCCCTGGGGTAGGGGAGGCACTAGTAAAATCAAGTgaattgatttttctgaataGCAATTACTTTGCTTAATCTGACACAGCGTTAGTGAGAATCTTATTAGAAGTTTAGGCACCATCAGACAGACCTTGATGGAAAGAAGAGCTTCTGTTAAAGCCTGATGTTGCCTCTACTTGTTAGGACAGCGGGAAGTTTGAGAATTTCGTTTTCTAATTTCTATTCCCCCCGCATAGtgcctttctctctcaaaaGTCTTATTGAACTGAAATACTTCGTAGAGGTCCAGGGAAGTCAGTAGAGCTGAGCTTTATTACaccaaaagagaaaggaagctcCATGGAAACCACATTCCCTGCAAATATCTTGCCCAACAGCACTTTCGTGTTAAAATTCAAGCAGTgtcagtgatttggtgatgaACGGACTTAGGTGACatatctgtgaaatattttttttacaagaaaaaaattatgttcaggtttatataaataatttgcaAGTCTGTGTTGAACTGAAATGACCCAAACCCAAACCAAACTGAACACACTGTTTCTTAaaggtaaaaaaatatttaattctcaCCTGAAAcacttacctttttcttttcagtataagctttgaaattcaaatttaatctaaatgtaattttaaaagcattaaaccACTCAAATATATAAGTAAGAtgatttttcctgctttttgtttgccTGGAAAAgtagattattttaatatggACCCAGATGATCTTATTTCATGAGAAAAATGATCCTTCAGCCAGATATGGGCAAATCaggacttaaaaaaacaaagtttatattaatacaatttaaataatataaaaatttatattaatatataaacaGACTTTATATTTTGTCAAGGGATTCACTGAAACTCACTGCAGAccataggaaaaaataaggcattgCTGAAACACGGGTATTTAATTAAATGGGATAacatatttcacatttaattcctttttcaCTTGACTTTGAATATTTGCAGGTGATGTAGTTAAACATAGCTGAACACCATACTATAATGGTGACTGAACATTTAGCTATAACAGCATCCTCTTCAAGTGTTCTGTCTTTCCTATgtggagatgaaaaaaaaatatattcttatgGGTCCAGAAAACATCCAGAAATGATCTACAGAGgcaataaattattctgtgatctTGACGTGTGGATAGACCACAACCAGCTTGCCCGAGAGAAATGAACTAATCTGTCACATTATCATTTGTTCATCATGAGGAGCAAACACTGTGGCAGTATCATTTAGgtttattcttgctttttattatttcaaaaacttttgTAGCCCCGGATCAAAAGCCATTTGCTGTCTATTGCTGATATTCAGCAGGTTTTGGATTCAACTCTTAAAGTGATGGCTTAGAGGGTTAAATACATGATTACTACTGGTACAGAAGATGACTCTTTCTTGTCTTAGTGCCTAGCTTTCTTTTTGTGCCTGATGTCCTCTAAATTGTGATGATAATTTAACCGCATGCAATTTATGCCATATACTCTAGAGGAGCACCCTGACTTGCCTGAGAGACCCTATGAAATGGCAACTTGCATGTACACTCCTGCAAGTGGCCTTTCCACGACTCTCCGGGATATTCTAACGGATCGCCCAGCCGTGTCGAAATATCACAATTTCCTGAGGGGCTTACAGATGCACAACGAATACATCCAGCACGAGCAATTCTCTAAATGGAAAGGTAGAGTGCTTCTGCCCACTCCTTGCAGCAGTCCACACCTAACGACTGCAATTTAGTGTGGGAGATTTGCATGTCCTGAAGAGAATTAAATGAGTTTTATGGTTAAATGTTATTAATTGCTGAGAACAGTGGTGAGGAAGAGTGAAGAAACACCTTACATCTTTCAATAGTACAATTGTTTGATTAATTTTTGAATTGTGTGCTACTGGAAATCCTCATTGGGATGAAAAGTACTGAGGTGGGGCTCTATACGTATGGAAAAGCTGCCTCAGATTTAGCGCAGTTCATAGATTTGGAAAGGCCGACAAAAAGCTGAGCGGAGAGGCTGAAGGATTGACTTCGCAACATGGCTAGGGGAAAAGTGACAAGAGCTGGCGGTGCAGGAAGCCGATCGTGTTGGAGGAATTGCAACCAGGCATGATTGCTCAACTGGGATGTACAGGAGTCCCAGcgcagagagagagagaaataggaCAGTCACAGTAGAGTTGTAATCCAATGATCCCCCTTCACAGCCATATGAAATTTAGGTCTTGGTGGTATAAGAGAGGGAGGGCCCTGGCCTTCTTTTTACACGCCATGGTGTCATACTGTGGAAAATCATACTTTTGCAAGGCGAGGGTAAGctataaaataaagcactgtatcataaagcaaaaaaaaaaaaaaaaaaaaaaaaaaaaaaaaacctgcatgGGAGAGAAATTcacctttcttctgctttctaacCTAACAAATGTCTTTCTGCAATTTGCTAATATCTCCagatcttttactttttttagaCACCTTGCTAGACACTTCCCCTAATGACCTGAGAGGCAACTCCGAGCACCTGGAGTTGGTAgatgctgctttcttctttgaaaCCAGCTGCCCACCACTTATGAGACCAGAGAGGAAAGTGGATGTCATCTTACACTTAAATTACACTGGTGGATCACAAACCTTGGTGAGAGCActcaaaattttctttatttaataaagaCTTTGCTTTCTTTAGCATTTAGACAGGTGTCTGTAAGACCTTTTTAGTAGAACTTAGTAACATGGTGTTTCCAAGCCTTATAAGAAGGGAAATTCCCAGAGAGGGCAATAtctctatttttcctcaaaCTACTTCTTGAAATAGCTGTAAGTGGAATGATTGGAGTGCTGTGCTTCACTAGTGAAGTACAGAATAGCACAGTGAACTTACAGTTGAGTTGCAACTTCCATTATAGTTTTATGTAAGATATTAAAGCACAAATATAGCTATAAAAATGTTGACTGTGATTCAGTTGCTGACtttaatatacattttctttaaatgtaaaaaatttCATTTGACCTTTTATTTGTGTATGTGATTTCTTGGctgttcagaaacaaatttttgaGTGAAGTAGTCCttccattttattaaaaaaaaaaaaaaaaaaaagaaaaactaaaactCACTAAAACTCCCCTCCTTATATAGTGAGCTCATAGCAAGGgaacaaatgtatttgttatttttacagaaatctgATTTGGTTAAAATTGTTATATAGACTTTGAAAGTGGTACTCAACTCAAATACCACCACATAAAAACACATATTTGGACTTCCACTTTGGGCTACAGTTGCTCATATTCTTGCCTGCTTTGCAGCACTATAGGCTATTTTGTACAACTTGGAATGAACTTCTGGGCCTCAGAAGCAGCTtgatctttgtattttttttcatttctcatgttACTCCTGTTTGGCCATGACCCAGCCTCTGGAACAGGCTTGTAGATACTTCTCCGAGCAGGGATTTCCATTTCCTaaagcagtgctgcaggaagatGAGAAGAAGCATCTGAAGGAGTGCTACATGTTTGATGATGCAGAGACCCCAGGAGCTCCTATACTGCTTTATTTCCCATTGGTGAATGACACCTTCCAAAGATTTGTAGCACCTGGTAAGCTACTATAGTATTCAGGTATTTTAGTGATCCAATGAattttttccactctctttttttttttaatgccaatgtgtttttctttcctttgattgTTCTTACTAGTAAATACATTGCAAAGCAGGATGACACCAACTGTTTGCAAAATCAGGTCAGATCTGGTGTATAATTTTAGCTATCAGTCTTAGTCTAAttcagcaaaagaagaaatatgttcCTCAAGTAGAGGAGTAGGAACTAATTTCTTCTTGAGATCTCCAGAAGTTTACTTTATGATGTAGCACAAAGCTTATTTCTCagattatgtatttttataacataATTAGATTTAGGGAAAATTACCTTTATAGTAGAGAATGGCTCTGTGGAGGGCTACTGGGTTTTCTATTTGGGCTGTTCATTGTGTTGGAGGTATATCCTGAGAAAAGCAATGGTATGTTAACTAAGGACTTCATAAACACCGTCACAGTGTCCCTTTGGACCGGTATTTTCACTGGatgagaaactattttttttttaatgataatttccaaagctgttctgctttcttctaTACATCTCTTTATTCCTTTTGCCTTTGTAGCATATGAGTTTATGAGCAGTATACATCCTGCTCACAGATCTGCGGGGTAAGACTGGAAGCATCTGTGAACACTCACAGAATGACATGCTGTGACAGACAGTAGGAGGAGTTCATTTCAGTGGAATCTCTTTTAGCTtttagtgcctttttttttttgacttgctgAAAAGTTGATTTTTCAGAGATTAAAATATGGCACGTGTCTTCATAGCGACCACATTTGTGATCTCTCTGTTCTCGACATAGTCTGTCAGAGCACAGTAGTTCCCTGGAACTGTACAAACACCTCAGCAGTGAAATTTAGTGCCGCTTCTCCTTCGACAGGCATGTCACGCAGCTCTGCG carries:
- the LOC134141140 gene encoding cytosolic phospholipase A2 epsilon-like: MGAFYSKSQTEPSPCNLLTVKIIQMKNARKADLFTQSDCYVSLSLPTASVQHFRTKTIRNDKNPTWNETFHFTIQSQVKNILELKVCDEDNVTQDDHLLTVFFDVSKIQLGENIRLCFQLNPQGEEELEVEFTMESSPDPPENIATNGVLVSREVSCLEVQVNGGRLRKEHPERKFALTVDGSYEGTQTHTLSSCLFPASPARFHYIKYNQSSLNVALPQRRRLSRSISSQNERNMSESVTLPLTSLPIQEKITIAEDRTFDLYTKANEWTQGLFFRPRNLDARLGFDLCADEQNFLQNRKKVVAAALKDVLHLEEDLQEHEVPIVAVTTAGCGIRALTAMYGSILGLQKLHVLDCVSYISGSSGTTWTMTKLYEDADWSRKDLGEIITEARKQAAKCKMGAFCMRSLRNYYKELSERTQAGHKTSFIDLWGLMIESMLNNGKCHHRLSDQRQAVNQGQNPLPIYLALNVKDKVTTKDFREWVEFTPYEVGFLKYGAFIRAEDFGSEFFMGRLMKKLPESRICFMQGMWSSIFSKNLLDAWHAADNSEDFWHRWTQDKVTEIEEHPDLPERPYEMATCMYTPASGLSTTLRDILTDRPAVSKYHNFLRGLQMHNEYIQHEQFSKWKDTLLDTSPNDLRGNSEHLELVDAAFFFETSCPPLMRPERKVDVILHLNYTGGSQTLPLEQACRYFSEQGFPFPKAVLQEDEKKHLKECYMFDDAETPGAPILLYFPLVNDTFQRFVAPGMSRSSAEMDLGKVDLSSFCSPYSTREVSLKAEDFNKLLKLTNYNIMNNEGMILHALRTAVARKKQAQSQPVAQAQSSA